The following are from one region of the Leucobacter sp. Psy1 genome:
- a CDS encoding class E sortase translates to MTESARPARHGRRRVRRRARLSPLTVFGELLLLGGLGVLGYMIWQPWYTGFVVQGQQNDLAAEESDRWRQAAESEEQPSIDGIPVVDRPEPGDVFANLYVPAFGETFSNRITYSTEQYIIDSGDHGIGQYDVTQMPGEPGNFAIAAHRNGPIIAPFREVMNLRIGDGMFIETPKGWYTYRFRDLEYVWPDEFDVTNPFPRLDGTPGEDQILTLTTCHPKWAGSEERAIAYAVLEDFQPLSEGPPAELAEQNPNVEGA, encoded by the coding sequence ATGACTGAGTCTGCGCGGCCTGCACGGCATGGCCGTCGACGCGTGCGCCGGCGCGCACGACTGAGCCCGCTGACGGTGTTCGGTGAACTCCTGCTGCTCGGAGGGCTCGGTGTGCTCGGCTACATGATCTGGCAGCCCTGGTACACCGGCTTCGTCGTGCAGGGCCAGCAGAACGACCTGGCCGCGGAGGAGTCCGATCGTTGGCGGCAGGCCGCTGAATCCGAGGAGCAGCCCTCGATCGACGGGATTCCCGTGGTGGACAGGCCGGAGCCCGGCGACGTGTTCGCCAACCTGTACGTTCCGGCTTTTGGCGAGACGTTCTCGAACCGCATCACGTATTCGACCGAGCAGTACATCATCGACTCGGGCGACCACGGCATCGGCCAGTACGACGTCACGCAGATGCCGGGCGAACCGGGCAACTTCGCGATCGCCGCCCACCGGAACGGGCCGATTATCGCCCCGTTCCGCGAGGTGATGAATCTCAGGATCGGCGACGGCATGTTCATCGAGACGCCGAAGGGTTGGTACACCTACCGGTTCCGCGACCTCGAGTACGTCTGGCCCGACGAGTTCGACGTCACGAACCCGTTCCCCCGACTCGACGGTACGCCGGGCGAGGACCAGATCCTGACCCTCACGACCTGCCACCCGAAGTGGGCGGGCAGCGAGGAACGGGCGATCGCCTACGCCGTGCTCGAAGACTTCCAGCCGCTGAGCGAGGGTCCACCCGCTGAGCTCGCGGAGCAGAACCCCAACGTGGAAGGAGCGTAG
- a CDS encoding aminodeoxychorismate/anthranilate synthase component II: MTRILVIDNYDSFVYTLNGYLQQLGAETRVIRNDAVSVGELEALAREFDGVLLSPGPGAPVDAGVSIPMVEIALRTGIPLLGVCLGHQAIAETLGGTVTHAEELMHGKTSVVTHHHDLLFRGVAEQFTATRYHSLAVVRSTVPEVLEITAETDGGVVMGLRHRELPIYGVQYHPESVLTEGGYVQLGNWLGVAGSPNAAEIAATLSPLLTRNVD, translated from the coding sequence ATGACGCGCATTCTGGTCATCGACAACTACGACAGCTTCGTCTACACGCTGAATGGCTATCTGCAGCAGCTCGGCGCGGAGACGCGAGTGATCCGCAACGACGCCGTCAGCGTCGGCGAACTCGAGGCCCTCGCCCGCGAGTTCGATGGCGTGCTGCTGTCGCCAGGGCCGGGTGCTCCCGTCGACGCCGGTGTTTCGATACCGATGGTGGAGATCGCGCTCCGCACCGGCATCCCGCTGCTCGGGGTGTGCCTGGGGCACCAGGCCATCGCCGAGACCCTCGGCGGCACCGTCACGCACGCCGAGGAGCTCATGCACGGCAAGACGTCGGTGGTCACCCATCACCACGACCTGCTCTTCCGCGGGGTTGCCGAGCAGTTCACCGCCACGCGGTACCACTCGCTGGCGGTCGTGCGGAGCACGGTGCCCGAGGTACTGGAGATCACAGCGGAGACCGACGGCGGTGTCGTCATGGGCCTGCGGCATCGGGAGCTGCCCATCTACGGGGTGCAGTACCACCCTGAGTCGGTACTGACCGAGGGCGGGTACGTGCAGCTCGGCAACTGGCTCGGAGTGGCGGGTTCGCCGAACGCGGCTGAGATCGCGGCGACGCTCTCACCGCTGCTCACGCGCAACGTCGACTGA
- the pknB gene encoding Stk1 family PASTA domain-containing Ser/Thr kinase produces the protein MPEPTEAGEQRILAGRYAIGEFVGQGGMATVYRGTDTKLGRQVAIKVMKANLADDADFRERFRQEAQSASRMAHPTIVRVFDAGDDLIQTADGPQRLPFIVMEYVEGTNLRQLASERRISQSEASRITDSVLTALEYSHRAGIVHRDIKPANIMITTDGQVKVMDFGIARAVSETSSTLQQTTAVLGTAAYFSPEQAKGDTVDARTDLYSTGVLLYELLTGAVPFQGDTAVSVAYQHVSERPTPPSERDSDVTAELDRVVLHAMQKDRARRFQSASEFRDALRLAAEGTMPKLASDHGGDSDTVLFSGGEEVSESDLALRQLAESGGGSRTQSRPPVMWTWAAILTIGAVIVAVVFWLVTLSPYQVFPEESREVPDLAGIEREAATETLEGMGLVPIPVERADEDVAAEHVISTDPEVGANLSEGDTITIYVSTGPATAEIPETENMSVEDYTSEIEGLGLVVGQVNTENDPVAPKGRVMGVSPEVGTSVESNTVVTLTVSSGNVQVPDVKGQSLTAAQSQLESLSLSLKIVPNDDCDQVNNLPIVEQSAVGDQPQGTEVSLTYCSG, from the coding sequence ATGCCAGAGCCCACGGAAGCTGGTGAGCAGCGAATCCTCGCTGGTCGCTACGCGATTGGTGAGTTCGTCGGCCAGGGCGGCATGGCGACGGTGTACCGGGGCACGGACACGAAGCTGGGACGCCAGGTCGCCATCAAGGTCATGAAGGCCAACCTGGCGGACGACGCCGACTTCCGCGAACGGTTCCGCCAGGAGGCGCAGTCCGCCTCCCGTATGGCGCACCCCACGATCGTCCGGGTGTTCGATGCCGGTGACGACCTCATCCAGACGGCGGACGGCCCTCAGCGGCTCCCGTTCATCGTGATGGAGTACGTGGAGGGCACCAACCTCAGGCAGCTCGCCTCGGAACGCCGAATCTCGCAGAGCGAGGCGTCGCGCATCACCGATTCCGTGCTCACTGCGCTCGAGTACTCGCATCGTGCCGGCATCGTGCACCGCGACATCAAGCCCGCGAACATCATGATCACGACCGACGGCCAGGTCAAGGTGATGGACTTCGGCATCGCCCGAGCCGTCTCCGAGACCTCGTCGACGCTGCAGCAGACGACCGCCGTCCTCGGCACCGCCGCCTATTTCTCGCCCGAGCAGGCGAAGGGCGACACCGTCGACGCCCGGACCGACCTGTACTCGACCGGCGTGCTCCTCTACGAGCTGCTGACCGGCGCCGTCCCCTTCCAGGGCGACACCGCCGTCTCCGTGGCCTATCAGCACGTGAGCGAGCGACCGACGCCGCCGAGCGAACGCGACTCAGACGTCACGGCCGAGCTCGACCGCGTCGTGCTGCACGCCATGCAGAAGGATCGCGCACGACGCTTCCAGTCCGCCTCCGAGTTCCGCGATGCGCTGCGCCTCGCGGCCGAGGGCACCATGCCCAAGCTCGCCTCCGATCACGGCGGCGACAGCGACACCGTCCTCTTTTCAGGCGGCGAAGAGGTGTCGGAGTCCGATCTCGCGCTGCGTCAGCTCGCCGAGAGCGGTGGCGGATCGCGCACCCAGAGCCGTCCGCCCGTCATGTGGACGTGGGCGGCGATCCTGACGATCGGCGCCGTCATCGTCGCGGTGGTCTTCTGGCTCGTGACGCTGTCCCCGTACCAGGTGTTCCCCGAAGAATCGCGCGAGGTGCCCGATCTCGCCGGCATCGAACGAGAGGCCGCGACCGAGACACTCGAGGGCATGGGCCTCGTCCCGATTCCCGTCGAGCGCGCCGACGAGGACGTCGCTGCGGAACATGTCATCTCGACGGACCCCGAAGTGGGGGCGAACCTCTCCGAGGGCGACACGATCACCATCTACGTCTCGACCGGCCCCGCCACGGCAGAGATCCCGGAGACGGAGAACATGTCTGTCGAGGATTACACGAGTGAGATCGAGGGACTCGGTCTCGTCGTCGGGCAGGTGAACACCGAGAACGATCCCGTCGCCCCGAAAGGACGTGTGATGGGCGTCTCGCCCGAGGTCGGCACCTCTGTGGAATCCAACACCGTCGTGACGCTCACGGTCTCGAGCGGCAATGTTCAGGTGCCGGATGTGAAGGGCCAGTCGCTTACCGCGGCGCAGTCGCAGCTCGAGAGCCTCTCACTGTCGCTGAAGATCGTGCCGAACGACGACTGCGACCAGGTCAACAACCTGCCCATCGTCGAGCAGAGCGCCGTGGGGGATCAGCCGCAGGGCACCGAGGTCTCGCTCACGTACTGCTCGGGCTGA
- a CDS encoding serine/threonine-protein kinase: protein MKPTSGVTFGGRYELSSRIAVGGMGEVWKATDSIIGRTVAIKILKDEYMGDPGFLERFRAEARHAALVNHEGIANVFDYGEEQGSAYIVMELVPGEPLSAIIEREGRLPTDQVLGIVAQTATSLQAAHDAGLVHRDIKPGNLLITPEGRVKITDFGIARIADQVPLTATGQVMGTVQYLAPEQASGHIATPATDIYSLGVVAYECLAGKRPFTGESQVAIAMAQINDTPPDLPNDVPAPVRNLVMACLAKDADGRPQSATKLAQAASALHRDDVRAAAGFVPQILGSGDAATTVMPATTMGDAATTALPRTQALNEQDGQPLLDEDGNPIEEGPAEGEDGKKKKKKSPWTWPLITLLILLLLIGGGTAFALWANGNDDPEPSETRTTETTTPTPTETEATTGVVDEGELVGIPYEQAVGILEGRGFTDVRVQEGSPSADGAGLVTQVNPTGQQVGLNEPITLTYAVGFGDPEQPAAPSGSTEIESGESTSLSLDSSVCPTGLNVEGYRVQVSGDGSLSNQSGSSANIKAKTLEPGASDGTITVTYVVQCSGSGASMESPSSPETKITVKAPSRPEPSPTPPGDNNDGN from the coding sequence ATGAAACCAACGTCAGGAGTCACGTTCGGCGGGCGCTACGAGCTCAGCTCGAGGATCGCCGTCGGCGGTATGGGTGAGGTCTGGAAGGCAACGGACAGCATCATCGGTCGTACCGTCGCGATCAAGATCCTCAAAGACGAGTACATGGGCGACCCCGGCTTCCTCGAGCGTTTCCGCGCGGAGGCGCGTCACGCTGCTCTCGTGAACCACGAGGGCATCGCGAACGTCTTCGACTACGGCGAGGAGCAGGGCTCCGCATACATCGTCATGGAGCTCGTGCCGGGTGAGCCGCTCTCCGCCATCATCGAGCGCGAGGGTCGGCTTCCCACCGACCAGGTGCTCGGCATCGTCGCTCAGACCGCCACATCGCTGCAGGCCGCCCACGACGCGGGACTCGTGCACCGCGACATCAAGCCGGGCAACCTGCTCATCACGCCAGAGGGCCGCGTCAAGATCACCGACTTCGGTATCGCGCGCATCGCCGATCAGGTTCCGCTCACCGCTACCGGCCAGGTCATGGGGACGGTGCAGTACCTCGCGCCCGAGCAGGCGAGCGGTCACATCGCGACTCCGGCGACGGATATCTACTCGCTCGGCGTCGTCGCCTACGAGTGCCTCGCGGGCAAGCGTCCCTTCACGGGCGAGTCGCAGGTCGCCATCGCGATGGCGCAGATCAACGACACCCCGCCCGACCTGCCGAACGACGTGCCCGCACCCGTGCGGAACCTCGTCATGGCCTGCCTCGCGAAGGACGCGGACGGTCGCCCGCAGAGCGCGACGAAGCTGGCGCAGGCCGCATCGGCGCTGCACCGCGACGACGTGCGCGCAGCTGCCGGGTTCGTGCCGCAGATTCTCGGCTCGGGCGATGCCGCCACCACGGTGATGCCGGCGACCACCATGGGGGACGCCGCCACCACGGCTCTGCCGCGCACTCAGGCGCTGAACGAGCAGGACGGGCAGCCGCTCCTCGACGAGGACGGCAATCCCATCGAGGAGGGACCCGCCGAGGGCGAGGACGGCAAGAAGAAAAAGAAGAAGAGTCCCTGGACCTGGCCGCTCATCACGCTCCTCATCCTGCTGCTCCTCATCGGAGGCGGCACCGCCTTCGCTCTATGGGCAAACGGCAACGACGATCCCGAGCCCAGCGAAACTCGGACGACCGAAACCACGACGCCGACCCCGACGGAGACCGAAGCGACGACCGGAGTCGTCGATGAGGGCGAACTCGTCGGCATCCCCTACGAGCAGGCGGTCGGCATCCTGGAGGGGCGCGGCTTCACCGACGTCCGTGTCCAGGAAGGATCGCCGTCAGCCGACGGCGCCGGCCTCGTGACGCAGGTCAATCCGACCGGCCAGCAGGTGGGGCTCAACGAGCCGATCACCCTCACCTACGCCGTCGGATTCGGGGATCCCGAGCAGCCCGCGGCCCCGAGCGGCTCGACGGAGATCGAGTCGGGTGAGTCCACCTCCCTCTCGCTCGATTCGAGCGTCTGCCCGACCGGGTTGAACGTCGAGGGATACCGTGTCCAGGTTTCGGGCGACGGGTCGCTCAGCAACCAGTCCGGATCCTCAGCGAATATCAAGGCGAAGACCCTCGAGCCGGGCGCGAGCGATGGCACCATCACCGTCACGTATGTCGTCCAGTGCAGCGGCAGTGGTGCCAGTATGGAATCCCCGTCATCGCCGGAGACGAAGATCACCGTCAAGGCTCCGTCGCGGCCCGAGCCGTCGCCGACACCCCCCGGAGACAACAACGACGGTAACTAA
- a CDS encoding penicillin-binding protein 2 has product MNKQLKFITRTVFGMFLILFFAVTMIQFVSADELRSNELNSRTVKNSYNVERGSILVDGNPVAYSTPTDDEFKYQRQYENGPLWAPITGYFSHTQGLTGIESSMNQDLAGIGDAQFFSRFMNTVSGIEPQGSSVELTIDPAAQAAAAEGMDGLEGAVVALEPKTGKVLALVSTPSFDPNLLSSNNDAEIITNYRQYEEDPARPLTNRAIGGDLYHPGSTYKLLTAAAALENGDAKPSTEFANPRTLQLPQSSAEMQNSTRETCDSGSKVSMERALVLSCNIPFAELAMSMDSGDVPAMARDFGFGQDIEIPMSVTPSDAPEPDGQAQVALSSIGQLDVRATPLQMAMVSAGIANDGQVMKPQLVNQVITPDLRVERDFSAEQFSRPISEGTANTLTDMMTKVVSESDGTGHLAAIDGVDVAGKTGTAENGKDEAGEDLPYTLWFTGFAPADDPEVAVAVVIADGGGEAYGYEGSTYELPTQIGKQVMEAVLSE; this is encoded by the coding sequence ATGAACAAGCAGCTGAAATTCATCACCCGAACTGTGTTCGGCATGTTCCTCATCCTGTTCTTCGCCGTGACGATGATCCAGTTCGTCTCGGCCGATGAACTGCGCAGCAACGAGCTCAACAGTCGCACCGTGAAGAACAGCTACAACGTCGAGCGCGGGTCGATCCTCGTCGACGGCAACCCGGTGGCTTACTCGACCCCGACGGACGACGAGTTCAAGTACCAGCGTCAGTACGAGAACGGGCCCCTCTGGGCGCCGATCACCGGCTACTTCTCGCACACCCAGGGCCTCACCGGCATCGAGTCGTCCATGAACCAGGATCTCGCCGGCATCGGCGACGCCCAGTTCTTCTCGCGATTCATGAACACGGTCTCCGGCATCGAGCCGCAGGGCAGCTCGGTCGAGCTCACGATCGACCCGGCGGCGCAGGCCGCGGCGGCCGAGGGGATGGACGGCCTCGAGGGCGCTGTCGTGGCACTCGAGCCGAAGACCGGCAAGGTGCTCGCGCTCGTGTCGACGCCGAGCTTCGATCCGAATCTGCTGTCCTCGAACAACGACGCCGAGATCATCACGAACTACCGGCAGTACGAAGAGGATCCTGCGCGGCCCCTCACGAACCGCGCGATCGGCGGCGACCTCTACCATCCCGGTTCCACCTACAAACTCCTCACGGCGGCCGCAGCCCTCGAGAACGGCGACGCGAAGCCCAGCACCGAATTCGCGAACCCGCGCACGCTGCAACTCCCGCAGTCCTCCGCGGAGATGCAGAACTCGACGCGCGAGACCTGCGATTCCGGATCGAAGGTGTCGATGGAACGCGCCCTCGTGCTCTCGTGCAACATCCCGTTCGCCGAGCTCGCGATGAGCATGGACTCCGGCGACGTCCCGGCGATGGCGCGCGACTTCGGTTTCGGGCAGGACATCGAGATTCCGATGAGTGTGACACCGAGCGACGCGCCCGAGCCCGACGGCCAGGCGCAGGTCGCCCTCTCCTCGATCGGGCAGCTCGACGTGCGGGCCACACCGCTGCAGATGGCGATGGTTTCCGCCGGAATCGCGAACGATGGCCAGGTCATGAAGCCGCAGCTGGTGAACCAGGTGATCACCCCAGACCTGCGGGTCGAGCGGGACTTCTCGGCCGAGCAGTTCAGCCGCCCCATCTCCGAGGGCACCGCGAATACACTCACGGATATGATGACCAAGGTCGTCTCAGAGTCCGACGGCACCGGTCACCTCGCCGCGATCGACGGTGTCGACGTTGCGGGTAAGACCGGCACGGCGGAGAACGGCAAGGACGAGGCGGGCGAGGATCTGCCCTACACGCTCTGGTTCACCGGATTCGCCCCAGCGGACGATCCGGAGGTCGCAGTCGCGGTCGTCATCGCCGACGGTGGCGGAGAAGCGTATGGATACGAGGGGAGTACGTACGAACTCCCCACGCAGATTGGGAAACAAGTCATGGAAGCGGTGTTGAGCGAATGA
- a CDS encoding FtsW/RodA/SpoVE family cell cycle protein, translating into MTSDANTYERVRTSETVLQRITAIRAPRLLRGLELALTVFAAIVGIAAIVIVDFTVNGELSMVLVPTGVAFLIAVAALHIVVRRTAPDADPLILPVAVMLNLLGTAMIYRIDLADGAVTMGSVSARQLLWATIAVGIAIVVLLVIKNHLVLFRYTYLLGLTGLLLLLLPMLPGIGQEINGARVWIHVGGFSFQPGEVAKIMLAIFFAGYLVRNREALAMVGKKVLGIRFPRGRDLGPLLVFWLLAMSVLVFQRDLGTSLLYFGLFLSMLYLATGRIGWIVLGVGLFLFGGILASQTLAYVGNRFANWLDPFADPLGASYQLVQGLFGMANGGMTGTGLGQGFPQDTPLARSDYIFPSLGEELGLIGLFVVLAAYLLLVSRGLRIGFAGQDDFGKLLAAGLAFTLALQVFVVVGGVTRVIPLTGLTAPFLAAGGSSLVSNWIIIALLLRLSNAVRNRPKLVIRA; encoded by the coding sequence ATGACGAGTGATGCGAACACGTACGAGCGCGTCCGCACGAGCGAGACGGTGCTGCAGCGGATCACCGCGATCCGTGCGCCCCGACTGCTGCGCGGGCTGGAACTCGCCCTGACGGTCTTCGCTGCGATCGTCGGCATCGCCGCGATCGTCATCGTCGACTTCACGGTCAACGGCGAGCTCTCGATGGTCCTCGTACCGACGGGCGTCGCGTTCCTCATCGCCGTCGCCGCGCTGCACATCGTCGTTCGCCGCACGGCTCCCGACGCCGATCCGCTCATCTTGCCGGTCGCGGTCATGCTGAACCTGCTCGGAACGGCGATGATCTACCGCATCGATCTCGCCGACGGCGCGGTCACGATGGGCTCCGTCTCGGCCCGTCAGCTGCTGTGGGCCACGATCGCGGTCGGGATCGCGATCGTAGTGCTCCTGGTGATCAAGAATCATCTGGTGCTCTTCCGGTACACCTACCTCCTCGGTCTCACCGGGCTCCTCCTGCTCCTCCTGCCGATGCTCCCGGGCATCGGCCAGGAGATCAATGGCGCCCGCGTCTGGATCCACGTGGGCGGCTTCTCCTTCCAGCCCGGCGAGGTCGCGAAGATCATGCTCGCGATCTTCTTCGCCGGATACCTCGTGCGCAACCGCGAGGCGCTCGCCATGGTGGGCAAGAAGGTGCTCGGCATCCGGTTCCCGCGCGGGCGCGACCTTGGGCCCCTGCTCGTGTTCTGGCTCCTCGCGATGTCGGTGCTCGTCTTCCAGCGCGACCTCGGCACGTCGCTCTTGTACTTCGGCCTGTTCCTGTCGATGCTGTACCTCGCGACCGGCCGCATCGGCTGGATCGTCCTCGGTGTCGGCCTCTTCCTGTTCGGCGGCATCCTCGCGAGCCAGACTCTCGCATACGTCGGCAACCGGTTCGCGAACTGGCTCGATCCCTTCGCCGATCCGCTGGGCGCGAGCTACCAGCTCGTGCAGGGTCTCTTCGGCATGGCCAACGGCGGAATGACGGGCACCGGACTCGGCCAGGGATTCCCGCAGGACACGCCCCTCGCCCGGAGCGACTACATTTTCCCGAGCCTCGGTGAGGAACTCGGTCTCATCGGCCTGTTCGTGGTGCTCGCCGCCTACCTCCTGCTCGTGAGCCGCGGGCTCCGCATCGGTTTCGCCGGTCAGGACGACTTCGGCAAGCTCCTCGCCGCCGGACTCGCCTTCACTCTCGCACTCCAGGTCTTCGTCGTCGTCGGCGGTGTCACCCGGGTGATCCCCCTGACCGGTCTCACCGCGCCGTTCCTCGCGGCAGGCGGTTCTTCGCTGGTCTCGAACTGGATCATCATCGCGCTGCTCCTCCGGCTCTCGAACGCCGTGCGCAACCGACCCAAGCTGGTGATCCGCGCATGA
- a CDS encoding PP2C family serine/threonine-protein phosphatase, producing the protein MTIGFASAIGSHVGMVRSNNQDSGFAGDRLFLVADGMGGHAGGDVASALTTKTMADIEGQPTGNAVESARALKAGLLDANRMLRSTVKDRPELAGMGTTFTGFLTVGDQLALAHIGDSRLYLLRNGKMRQVTRDHTFVQRLVDSGRITEEEAKTHPRRSVLMRVLGDVDSSPEIDTEVLDSQVGDVWLLCSDGLCGYVDEPDIEKILKRRTTLEGAVENLIDKSLAAGAPDNVTVVLVEAIPAPIEPDQLPGPRFAGSAASDIPGGERVSTARNKLLGRRRPPRRAQPVEESHFEPRVDEYLAELIAETRRRNWRRRVLWLVGVIAVLATIAGALFLGYQWTQTRYFVGTDGNSVVIYQGVQQSIGSIDLHSVAEDTDIPIDALDGNERRQIERTLSASSLEEARDIVTRLGVHDDDE; encoded by the coding sequence GTGACGATCGGTTTCGCGAGCGCGATCGGCTCCCATGTCGGGATGGTGCGGTCGAACAACCAGGACTCCGGCTTCGCGGGCGACCGGTTGTTCCTCGTCGCCGATGGCATGGGCGGCCACGCCGGCGGCGACGTCGCATCCGCGCTCACCACGAAGACGATGGCCGACATCGAGGGCCAGCCGACCGGCAACGCGGTCGAGAGCGCGCGGGCGCTGAAAGCCGGGCTGCTCGATGCCAACCGGATGCTCCGCTCAACGGTCAAGGATCGGCCGGAGCTCGCGGGCATGGGCACCACGTTCACGGGGTTCCTCACCGTCGGCGACCAGCTCGCACTCGCCCACATCGGCGACTCGCGGCTCTACCTGCTGCGGAACGGCAAGATGCGTCAGGTCACCCGCGACCACACCTTCGTGCAGCGGCTGGTCGACAGCGGCCGCATCACCGAGGAGGAGGCGAAGACCCACCCTCGCCGCTCGGTGCTCATGCGCGTGCTCGGCGACGTCGACTCGTCACCGGAGATCGACACCGAGGTGCTCGACTCGCAGGTCGGCGACGTGTGGCTGCTCTGCTCCGACGGCCTGTGCGGGTACGTGGACGAGCCCGACATCGAAAAGATCCTGAAGCGCAGGACCACGCTCGAGGGCGCCGTCGAGAACCTCATCGACAAGAGCCTCGCGGCCGGTGCGCCCGACAACGTGACCGTCGTGCTGGTCGAGGCGATCCCCGCGCCGATCGAGCCGGATCAGCTGCCGGGACCGCGCTTCGCCGGTTCTGCGGCCTCCGATATCCCCGGCGGGGAGCGCGTCAGCACCGCGAGGAACAAGCTGCTCGGCCGCCGCAGGCCTCCGCGCCGCGCGCAGCCGGTGGAGGAGAGCCACTTCGAACCCCGTGTGGACGAGTACCTCGCCGAGCTCATCGCAGAGACCCGTCGACGCAACTGGCGCCGACGCGTGCTCTGGCTCGTGGGCGTCATCGCCGTGCTCGCGACGATCGCCGGTGCGCTGTTCCTCGGGTATCAGTGGACGCAGACCCGCTACTTCGTCGGCACGGACGGCAACTCTGTCGTGATCTACCAGGGTGTGCAGCAGAGCATCGGCTCCATCGACCTGCACTCCGTCGCCGAGGACACCGATATCCCGATCGACGCGCTCGACGGGAATGAGCGCCGGCAGATCGAGCGCACGCTCAGCGCGAGCTCGCTCGAGGAAGCCCGCGACATCGTGACCCGCTTGGGGGTGCACGACGATGACGAGTGA
- a CDS encoding FHA domain-containing protein, with protein sequence MSELTLMILRIGFLLLLWFFIFAIVYALRSDLFGTPVRRMRGEEATNRAANSAAAAAAAPAAAPVASPAPSDAPTAMVAPPRGPSAPTGPARYLVITGGKAAGTSIALDDDIVTVGRSADSTLVIVDEYTSTYHAQLNRSGDRWTISDLDSTNGTKVSGNRITSPMQLPMFTPVTIGTTTFELRPTP encoded by the coding sequence GTGAGCGAACTGACCCTGATGATCTTGCGCATCGGCTTCCTGCTGCTGCTCTGGTTCTTCATCTTCGCCATTGTCTACGCGCTGCGTAGTGATCTGTTCGGCACTCCCGTGCGCCGCATGCGCGGCGAAGAGGCCACCAATCGGGCCGCGAACAGTGCGGCAGCGGCCGCAGCCGCACCGGCGGCAGCACCGGTCGCCTCCCCCGCGCCGAGCGATGCCCCGACCGCCATGGTCGCGCCACCGAGAGGCCCATCTGCCCCGACCGGTCCGGCGAGATACCTCGTCATCACGGGCGGGAAGGCCGCAGGTACCTCCATCGCCCTCGATGACGACATCGTGACGGTGGGGCGGAGCGCCGACTCAACGCTCGTCATCGTCGACGAGTACACCTCGACCTACCACGCACAGCTCAACCGCTCAGGCGATCGCTGGACGATCTCAGACCTCGACTCGACTAACGGCACCAAGGTCTCGGGCAACCGCATCACCTCGCCGATGCAGCTGCCCATGTTCACGCCGGTCACGATCGGCACGACGACCTTCGAGCTGAGGCCGACGCCGTGA
- a CDS encoding FhaA domain-containing protein, with protein MGILDNVERGLERAVNGAFARTFRSGVQPVEIASALKRELDIGAVIVDRDRVLAPNRFVVRVSEADYERLTSLGDTLERELVGVVNKHVKRQGYQLAGDADVEVRPDENLTKGVLEVDATRVDGAVGWTPMLVIDGGVRYPLRRGSNIVGRGSDAAIRITDSAASRQHLDVLWDGQAGLARDLGSTNGSKINGERFREAALAPDTTITIGQTSLRFELVPSRTDAPARQQRSSSGGSSQSSRGSDAESGSGSGIEQDFWRGL; from the coding sequence ATGGGCATACTCGACAATGTCGAACGCGGCCTCGAGCGCGCAGTGAACGGTGCGTTCGCCCGGACCTTCCGATCCGGTGTGCAGCCGGTGGAGATCGCCTCTGCGCTGAAGCGCGAGCTCGACATCGGTGCCGTGATCGTCGACCGTGATCGTGTGCTGGCTCCGAACCGTTTCGTCGTGCGCGTCTCCGAGGCCGACTACGAACGGCTCACCAGTCTCGGCGACACTCTCGAGCGCGAGCTCGTGGGCGTGGTGAATAAGCACGTCAAGCGGCAGGGATACCAGTTGGCCGGCGACGCCGATGTCGAGGTGCGCCCCGACGAGAACCTGACCAAGGGCGTCCTCGAGGTCGACGCGACGCGCGTCGACGGCGCGGTCGGCTGGACCCCCATGCTCGTCATCGACGGTGGTGTGCGCTACCCGCTGCGTCGCGGGTCGAACATCGTGGGCCGTGGCAGCGACGCGGCGATCCGCATCACGGATTCGGCCGCCTCTCGCCAGCACCTCGATGTGCTGTGGGACGGCCAGGCCGGCCTCGCCCGCGACCTCGGCTCGACGAACGGCTCGAAGATCAACGGAGAGCGGTTCCGCGAAGCCGCCCTCGCCCCTGATACGACCATCACGATCGGCCAGACCTCACTGCGTTTCGAACTCGTCCCGTCGCGCACCGACGCCCCTGCACGGCAGCAGCGGTCGTCGAGCGGCGGTTCCTCGCAGTCTTCCCGCGGCTCAGACGCTGAGTCCGGATCAGGGTCCGGCATCGAGCAGGACTTCTGGAGGGGCCTGTGA